A stretch of Bombina bombina isolate aBomBom1 chromosome 2, aBomBom1.pri, whole genome shotgun sequence DNA encodes these proteins:
- the LOC128647855 gene encoding olfactory receptor 10A7-like produces the protein MAKTNETQVNNFILLGLSDHLQSSLFVFFFFIYVFTLMGNILIIFTVTWAPQLHSPMYFFLRNLSLTEIFYISVTVPRMLRDFLHQDKHISFFGCAGQLYFFCFLGTTECFLLAFMAYDRYAAICHPLHYVTKMSKTKCLMFSLGSWMAGMILSLGQISFVFSLPFCKSNIIDHFFCDILPVVKLACSDTFANELAILIYSSFVIPFPFLLIVVSYVRILISVMRIRSAAGRTKTFSTCGSHLTSVSLFYGTATITYLRTKSNDTPRWSKVFSLLYIVFIPMLNPLIYSLRNKEMKKAMKMLLHK, from the coding sequence ATGGCAAAAACAAATGAAACacaagttaataactttattctttTGGGGTTGTCAGATCATCTACAGTCatcactttttgtattttttttctttatttatgtgtttacattgaTGGGGAACATTCTAATTATTTTTACTGTGACATGGGCACCTCAGCTACATTCCCCCatgtatttttttttgagaaacTTGTCCCTCACAGAAATCTTCTATATCTCTGTGACAGTACCACGTATGCTCAGAGACTTTTTACATCAAGATAAACATATTTCTTTCTTTGGGTGTGCTGGGcaactttatttcttttgttttcttggtaccACAGAATGCTTCCTTCTTGCTTTCATGGCATATGACCGATATGCGGCCATTTGCCATCCTCTCCACTATGTGACAAAAATGAGTAAAACAAAGTGCCTAATGTTTTCATTGGGATCATGGATGGCTGGAATGATTTTATCTTTGggtcaaatttcctttgttttcaGTTTACCATTTTGTAAATCCAATATTATTGACCACTTTTTCTGTGATATTCTTCCAGTAGTAAAACTGGCCTGTTCTGACACATTTGCTAATGAACTCGCTATTCTGATATATAGCTCATTTGTCATTCCTTTCCCTTTTCTTCTCATTGTGGTTTCCTATGTCCGTATTCTTATTTCTGTAATGAGAATACGTTCTGCAGCTGGGCGCACAAAAACATTCTCCACCTGCGGCTCTCATCTTACATCTGTCAGCTTGTTCTATGGAACAGCCACTATAACATATCTAAGGACAAAATCTAATGACACACCTAGATGGTCAAAAGTGTTTTCACTTCTTTACATTGTGTTCATACCAATGCTCAATCCCTTGATATATAGCTTAAGGAATAAGGAGATGAAAAAAGCCATGAAGATGCTTTTACACAAATAA